One window of Aspergillus oryzae RIB40 DNA, chromosome 3 genomic DNA carries:
- a CDS encoding DEAH-box ATP-dependent RNA helicase PRP43 (mRNA splicing factor ATP-dependent RNA helicase), which translates to MVDRRSDAEDGSRAKRQKMDKTGTDPKDNPYLAHMYADASPNGNEWAADKDSPFAKVKRHQSTAAQAQKIEDGDINPFNGQPYSSKYFSILKTRRDLPVHAQRDEFLQLYQKSQILVFVGETGSGKTTQIPQFVLFDDQPQSQRKMVACTQPRRVAAMSVAQRVAAELDVKLGEEVGYSIRFEDMTSPKTCLKYMTDGMLLREAMNDHNLNRYSTIILDEAHERTMATDVLMGLLKEVVQRRPDLKIIIMSATLDAQKFQRYFNDAPLLAVPGRTHPVEIFYTPEPEQDYVEAAIRTVLQIHATEADGDILLFLTGEEEIEDAARKISLEADEMVREVDAGPLKVYTLYGSLPPHMQQRIFDPAPPPRRPGGRPGRKVIVSTNIAETSLTIDGIVYVVDPGFSKQKIYNPRIRVESLLVSPISKASAQQRAGRAGRTRPGKCFRLYTEGAFKKELIDQTYPEILRSNLSSTVLELKKLGIDDLVHFDLMDPPAPETLMRALEELNYLACLDDDGNLTQLGRLASEFPLDPAVAVMLISSPEFYCSNEILSITALLSVPQVFVRPASQRKRADEMKNLFAHPDGDHLTLLNVYHAFKGQDAQENPKQWCHDHFLSLRSLQSADNVRMQLLRIMEREELEMVSTPFEDKKYYENIRRALCAGFFMQVAKKEAQGKSKYTTIKDNQNVLLHPSTVLSYDADWVVYNEFVLTTKNYIRTVTAVKPEWLIDIAPTYYDITSFPKGEIRSALLRAAERLSRKEKMRSDSSRKR; encoded by the exons ATGGTTGATCGCCGATCTGACGCCGAAGACGGTTCGCGTGCTAAGCGTCAAAAGATGGATAAAACTGGCACGGATCCCAAGGATAATCCGTACCTGGCTCATATGTATGCGGACGCTTCCCCGAATGGCAACGAATGGGCTGCAGATAAGGATTCGCCATTTGCCAAAGTGAAGAGACATCAGTCGACTGCCGCTCAGGCACAGAAGATCGAAGATGGGGACATCAACCCTTTCAACGGCCAGCCATACTCCAGCAAGTATTTCTCGATTTTAAAAACTCGGCGCGATCTTCCGGTTCATGCGCAGAG aGATGAGTTCCTTCAACTCTATCAGAAGTCCCAGATCCTAGTCTTTGTCGGCGAGACTGGTTCCGGTAAAACTACCCAGATCCCTCAATTCGTCCTGTTCGATGATCAGCCGCAAAGCCAGCGCAAGATGGTCGCTTGTACCCAGCCTCGACGTGTGGCCGCTATGTCAGTCGCGCAACGTGTGGCAGCTGAGTTGGATGTCAAACTTGGAGAGGAAGTGGGTTACAGCATCCGTTTTGAAGATATGACGAGCCCCAAGACATGTCTCAAGTACATGACGGATGGTATGCTGTTGAGAGAGGCCATGAATGATCACAACCTTAACCGTTACAGTACTATTATTCTAGACGAGGCCCACGAAAGGACCATGGCTACTGATGTTCTCATGGGTCTTCTCAAAGAAGTCGTACAACGTCGACCAGATTTGAAGATCATTATCATGTCTGCCACCTTGGATGCCCAAAAGTTCCAGCGCTACTTCAACGATGCTCCCCTTCTTGCGGTTCCCGGTCGTACTCACCCAGTCGAGATCTTCTATACTCCTGAGCCTGAGCAGGACTATGTGGAGGCAGCCATTCGCACTGTCTTGCAAATTCATGCTACAGAGGCTGATGGTGATATACTTCTGTTCCTGActggtgaagaagagattgaagatgctgCGCGCAAAATCTCACTAGAGGCAGACGAGATGGTGAGAGAAGTCGATGCTGGCCCCTTGAAAGTCTATACACTGTACGGTAGTCTTCCTCCGCATATGCAGCAACGCATCTTTGATCCGGCTCCGCCACCCCGTCGTCCTGGAGGTCGTCCTGGTAGAAAGGTCATTGTTTCCACCAACATTGCCGAAACCTCGCTCACGATCGATGGTATCGTTTACGTCGTGGACCCCGGCTTCTCGAAACAGAAGATCTACAACCCTCGCATTCGTGTCGAGTCTCTCCTAGTATCGCCTATCTCTAAAGCCTCTGCACAGCAAAGAGCCGGTCGTGCAGGTCGTACGCGTCCCGGAAAGTGCTTCCGTCTTTATACCGAGGGTGCCTTCAAGAAGGAACTGATTGACCAGACGTATCCGGAAATTTTACGGTCCAACCTTTCATCCACTGTGTtagagttgaagaagcttggaaTTGATGACCTTGTTCACTTCGATTTGATGGATCCCCCGGCTCCGGAAACACTTATGAGAGCTCTTGAAGAGCTTAATTACTTGGCTtgtcttgatgatgatggcaacCTAACCCAACTTGGGCGTCTTGCCTCGGAGTTTCCTCTTGATCCTGCGGTTGCGGTCATGCTGATCAGCTCGCCTGAATTCTACTGTTCAAATGAAATCCTCTCTATTACGGCTTTGCTTTCGGTTCCTCAGGTGTTCGTGAGACCCGCATCTCAACGAAAGCGGGcggatgagatgaagaacctCTTTGCCCACCCCGACGGTGACCACCTCACTCTTCTTAACGTATACCATGCTTTCAAGGGCCAAGATGCACAAGAGAACCCCAAGCAGTGGTGCCATGACCATTTCCTGTCCCTCCGATCCCTCCAGTCGGCAGATAATGTGCGCATGCAGCTCCTGCGGATCATGGAGCGTGAGGAGCTGGAAATGGTTTCGACGCCATTTGAGGACAAGAAGTACTACGAAAATATCCGACGTGCTCTCTGTGCTGGATTCTTCATGCAGGttgcgaagaaggaagcTCAGGGCAAGAGCAAATACACGACGATTAAGGACAACCAGAACGTCCTCTTGCACCCGTCGACTGTTCTAAGCTATGACGCTGATTGGGTTGTGTACAATGAATTCGTGCTCACGACCAAGAACTACATCAGAACCGTCACAGCAGTCAAGCCTGAGTGGCTCATT GATATTGCGCCTACCTATTATGACATCACGAGCTTCCCTAAGGGCGAAATTCGCTCTGCATTGCTTCGTGCCGCAGAAAGGCTGTCTCGTAAAGAGAAAATGCGTAGCGATTCCAGTAGGAAGCGTTAA
- a CDS encoding uncharacterized protein (predicted protein) produces MQSLWSRAASARSSCHCVSCLSTATPGLTSRAASAASKRRLRIGNSVTALYTSIFAAAALADAQAKDQRRHEWQEKIAAVKEEVNELVDEEQRILANISARRKRRSLFNGVLTSRQYSTVAGPSPGQIRSSIRDIPTRSLAADTHWQDTYETRLRDGLETYSNEKDECDSKALEDLVAESEDSLFSDSDEYGFRLGDDDFPEWLSNDIVRQKVIRKLAVKQLAIRLLLRPTIAHSYMGLRMNYISDGSVPKLNVAELLHELNQCRIRLHELKSIRDVNIDDLASDLRVRNIEEMTWENRKLDEDVRRDTELFLEGTMSLQELLLRLSSNLLQATDPDRPYCLRMMLLAFTKCRQNDLGDLVLKTLLPNKFPLNSSLVLSIITFYRKSKNVKGFDLFMEMLCGDSYPVDMLNMGYFKRTVINGVEISIPPTHTTNAIMFSTLITACLRFNQPDRANAYQQAARAAGYMDDFATLFGYLRFYGIRRDWTKGVATIKRALAFMASSTEHELHRVERLVVLMVHLCDMCERYDVSEAIIVAAVENGFDWRSAQRQVDVKFSFDPHFRRWHVAEDVSTVGAIKEKPLWERSYAFVNTVGEQLNDLSLPEEESSARKWHKLMGTYSQEVLSAVLSGRPAKHKKPEEDGQQNLLKTIDVENNRFYNAEVTAKAHQKEIIALKDQVAQLKRMVFDLTKQSALKHSQTSPQDLGQIKDKLRHTNPRVVEPTVNIRYVGN; encoded by the coding sequence ATGCAGAGCCTTTGGTCTCGGGCCGCCTCGGCGCGCTCGTCTTGTCATTGCGTTTCTTGTCTAAGCACAGCGACTCCCGGACTAACGTCACGGGCGGCATCAGCAGCCAGTAAGAGACGGTTACGAATTGGAAACTCGGTCACAGCACTATACACGAGTATCTTTGCGGCGGCAGCTTTAGCTGATGCCCAAGCCAAAGATCAACGACGCCATGAatggcaggagaagatcgcagCTGtgaaggaagaagtcaatgaGTTGGTGGACGAGGAACAACGCATTTTGGCAAATATTTCAGCACGGCGGAAGCGGAGATCATTATTCAATGGCGTATTAACAAGCCGACAATACAGCACCGTTGCCGGACCATCACCAGGGCAAATACGAAGCTCCATAAGGGATATACCGACACGTTCACTCGCCGCCGACACCCACTGGCAAGATACTTATGAGACTCGACTTAGAGATGGTCTTGAAACTTATTccaatgagaaggatgagTGTGACAGTAAAGCCCTTGAGGATTTGGTCGCAGAAAGTGAGGACTCATTATTCAGTGATTCAGACGAGTATGGCTTCAGACTTGGGGACGACGATTTTCCCGAGTGGCTGTCAAACGACATAGTCCGCCAGAAGGTTATACGGAAGCTTGCCGTGAAACAGCTTGCTATACGACTCTTGCTACGTCCGACGATTGCGCACTCTTACATGGGACTTCGGATGAACTATATTTCCGATGGTTCGGTGCCCAAGTTGAATGTAGCAGAGCTCTTACATGAATTGAATCAATGCCGGATCAGGTTACATGAGCTGAAGTCAATAAGAGATGTGAATATTGACGATCTGGCAAGCGATCTCCGTGTACGAAACATCGAGGAGATGACTTGGGAGAATCGAAAACTCGATGAGGATGTTCGCCGCGACACAGAACTATTCCTCGAAGGGACTATGTCTcttcaagagcttcttctGAGGTTGTCCAGCAACCTGTTGCAGGCTACTGATCCCGACAGACCGTATTGCCTGAGGATGATGCTTTTAGCGTTTACCAAATGTCGTCAAAATGACCTAGGTGATCTGGTCCTAAAGACATTATTGCCGAACAAATTTCCATTAAACTCCTCTTTGGTCCTCTCAATAATAACCTTTTACCGCAAGTCCAAGAACGTCAAAGGATTCGACTTATTTATGGAAATGCTGTGTGGTGATAGCTACCCGGTAGACATGTTAAACATGGGATATTTTAAGAGGACAGTGATCAATGGCGTCGAGATCTCAATTCCTCCCACGCATACCACTAATGCAATTATGTTCTCTACATTAATCACAGCTTGCTTGCGCTTCAATCAACCCGACCGAGCTAATGCCTATCAGCAAGCCGCAAGAGCAGCAGGGTACATGGATGATTTTGCAACCCTTTTCGGCTATTTGAGATTTTACGGTATTCGCCGTGATTGGACGAAAGGGGTGGCAACTATCAAAAGAGCTTTGGCTTTCATGGCATCATCTACAGAACATGAGTTACACCGTGTCGAGAGGCTGGTAGTATTGATGGTACATCTGTGTGATATGTGCGAAAGATACGATGTCTCCGAGGCCATTATCGTAGCCGCGGTCGAAAACGGGTTTGACTGGAGGTCTGCACAGAGGCAAGTAGACGTCAAGTTCTCATTTGATCCTCACTTTCGCCGATGGCACGTAGCTGAGGATGTGTCAACTGTGGGAGCAATCAAGGAAAAGCCACTGTGGGAGAGAAGTTATGCCTTCGTAAACACGGTCGGAGAACAGTTGAATGACCTTTCCCTGCCCGAGGAGGAAAGTTCTGCGAGGAAATGGCACAAGCTGATGGGAACATACTCCCAGGAAGTTCTATCAGCTGTGCTCTCTGGCCGCCCTGCCAAGCATAAGAAACCCGAAGAGGACGGGCAACAGAATCTGCTCAAAACCATCGACGTGGAGAACAACAGATTCTATAACGCCGAGGTTACGGCAAAGGCTCACCAAAAAGAGATCATCGCCCTGAAGGACCAGGTTGCGCAGCTGAAACGAATGGTCTTTGACTTAACAAAGCAATCTGCACTCAAGCATTCACAGACCAGTCCCCAAGACCTTGGACAAATAAAAGACAAGCTTCGTCATACGAACCCGCGCGTGGTCGAGCCCACGGTAAACATTCGATACGTTGGAAATTAA
- a CDS encoding nucleobindin SSP120 (predicted protein), whose translation MLGRSVSLATVLLTLSGSFANAHGSHSSEQNPSSDWATQHMQEEHHIDSFDPASFFTFHDYDNSGTWTADEVRKTYGLDDESNAGVSEERKQQAVREVFGLFDPGNTGFVTRDNWMRLISEGKRLPDFGFGPGHHGDIEYEYEIHHFEKYHGDDAKEEDLTHPEDIEHFRRHDEEDDAAYRLEQLERMQIVEKNIPQKFLKRV comes from the exons ATGCTCGGTCGTTCCGTGTCTCTTGCTACCGTTCTGCTTACCCTGAGCGGCAGCTTCGCGAACGCTCATGGGTCTCACTCGAGTGAGCAGAATCCTTCTTCGGATTGGGCTACTCAGCACATGCAAG AGGAGCACCACATTGATTCCTTTGATCCTGCATCCTTCTTTACTTTCCACGATTATGATAACTCAGGGACATGGACAGCCGATGAGGTACGGAAGACATATGGCCTCGATGATGAGTCAAATGCAGGTGTTAGCGAAGAGCGCAAGCAACAGGCTGTCCGGGAAGTCTTTGGGCTTTTCGACCCTGGGAACACTGGATTCGTCACTCGAGATAACTGGATGCGTCTAATTTCGGAAGGCAAGCGTCTACCTGATTTCGGATTTGGACCTGGCCACCATGGCGACATCGAATATGAGTATGAAATTCATCATTTCGAGAAGTATCATGGAGACGatgccaaggaggaagacctcACTCATCCAGAGGATATTGAGCATTTCCGGAGgcatgacgaggaagacgacgcTGCCTATCGACTTGAACAGCTTGAGAGGATGCAGATCGTGGAAAAGAACATACCACAGAAGTTCCTGAAACGAGTTTAG
- a CDS encoding protein arginine N-methyltransferase (protein kinase inhibitor) — protein sequence MEGFSNPEDMGPAFCIGQHESKRTVPITTQVVQAAHESNAASPDAHGTMGTTQNTRPLVIPPLAPSDTHLTPNEAMTQIVGVTSSWIDLCSPDPLIADISRQVLMLEVAYAAFCGIGYLLIPGPKLHHKGMHSEGVVYYARAIQDAINVGPYIQFNIWLGAVDNPDLEIDEMGDLAPLAREEFLVNLDEGQAPKEDPFGTWEAWDTVRRTCKYHSRLFVALSLQKHLPSMSVQSRWHSEPVRLLTFNANSFIKNQKGYPVLSKAHQSLIARFMRLRSPPWILLCDVGTIPGVDADNSHVTNIEGAEYPSLAQAAVSNKKHFDPTPHLSYIRNLQQRQPARTAIERFGVGYQDYLQAPLQPLTVNLESITYEVFEKDPIKYEWYERAIAKALKDWAEQKKPTSNPDGRVVVAVVGAGRGPLVTRALKASAETGVDIDMWAVEKNPNAFVLLQRHNATIWGGKVTLVQSDMRSWKGPRVEKKPSSSQPSAPVGQSLGIEDSMLYDAEADPNNKTKAPEAAAPNPVPELMPTTIDIVVSELLGSFGDNELSPECLDGITHLINPVHGISIPESYTAHFTPISAPKLHADVMHQTISNPAAPETPYVVMLHAVDFLSTNQPAMLGNTTGGGSYHGNVRSSISTLPGSETPAPFVQTAWSFSHPNRHIPPQSPSTSTISNAHNVRRTRLAFPTQNRGVCHGLAGYFETVLYRDVELSTNPVTMDSKSANMISWFPIYFPLKTPLNVPDNGEVVVTMYRQTDDRKVWYEWMVEVFALEGHMEPPAPEFIAPVMSGARGGSPSADSKPQQRKSSGRSGLRRVKVGMSELHSSIKEGCLM from the exons ATGGAAGGCTTCAGCAACCCAGAGGATATGGGTCCTGCTTTTTGCATTGGACAACATGAGAGCAAACGCACAGTGCCGATTACGACCCAGGTCGTGCAGGCAGCACATGAAAGCAAT GCAGCGTCTCCCGATGCTCATGGAACTATGGGCACAACGCAAAATACACGGCCCCTGGTCATTCCGCCGTTGGCACCTTCGGATACCCATCTGACCCCTAACGAAGCAATGACCCAGATTGTGGGCGTGACAAGCTCATGGATCGATCTCTGTTCTCCGGACCCATTGATTGCAGATATATCCCGCCAGGTCCTCATGTTGGAGGTCGCTTATGCAGCCTTTTGTGGTATCGGATACCTTCTGATCCCGGGCCCTAAATTGCACCACAAGGGCATGCACTCAGAAGGCGTAGTTTATTACGCAAGAGCGATACAGGATGCCATCAATGTTGGTCCTTATATTCAATTTAACATTTGGCTGGGAGCAGTTGACAACCCGGATCTCGAAATCGACGAGATGGGTGACCTAGCTCCCCTTGCCCGGGAAGAATTCCTTGTAAATCTGGACGAAGGACAAGCGCCGAAAGAGGACCCATTTGGGACTTGGGAGGCTTGGGACACCGTCAGGCGAACCTGTAAATATCACTCAAGACTTTTCGTAG CGCTCTCATTACAGAAGCACCTCCCTTCAATGTCTGTCCAATCTCGGTGGCACTCAGAGCCGGTTCGCCTGCTTACATTTAATGCCAATTCATttatcaaaaaccaaaagGGTTACCCCGTTTTATCCAAAGCCCACCAATCTTTGATCGCTCGTTTTATGCGTCTTCGAAGCCCACCATGGATTCTTCTGTGTGATGTCGGTACTATCCCAGGTGTGGACGCTGACAATTCTCATGTCACCAACATAGAGGGCGCTGAATACCCGAGTCTCGCACAAGCAGCAGTTTCCAACAAGAAGCATTTCGACCCCACACCCCATCTTTCATACATTAGAAATCttcagcagcggcagccagCTCGAACTGCTATCGAGAGGTTTGGCGTAGGCTATCAGGACTATTTGCAAGCACCGCTGCAGCCACTGACAGTCAACTTGGAAAGTATCACATATGAGGTCTTTGAGAAAGACCCTATTAAGTACGAATGGTATGAGCGCGCTATTGCAAAGGCCTTGAAGGACTGGgcagagcagaagaagcccaCCTCTAACCCAGATGGCCGAGTTGTTGTCGCTGTGGTAGGCGCCGGCAGAGGCCCGCTAGTCACCCGAGCACTTAAAGCAAGCGCTGAAACAGGCGTCGATATTGACATGTGGGCTGTGGAAAAGAACCCTAATGCCTTCGTTCTCCTCCAACGTCATAATGCTACTATCTGGGGAGGGAAAGTCACCCTTGTTCAGTCGGACATGCGAAGTTGGAAAGGACCCCGAGTTGAGAAAAAGCCCTCTAGTTCGCAGCCCTCAGCACCGGTGGGCCAGTCTCTCGGCATAGAAGATTCAATGCTTTACGACGCGGAGGCCGACCCCAATAACAAAACTAAAGCTCCTGAGGCGGCAGCCCCTAACCCCGTTCCCGAGCTTATGCCTACTACTATTGATATCGTGGTTTCCGAGTTACTTGGCTCATTCGGCGATAATGAGCTTTCCCCTGAATGTTTAGACGGCATCACTCATCTAATCAATCCGGTTCATGGCATATCTATTCCCGAATCATATACGGCCCACTTCACGCCTATCTCAGCTCCGAAGCTTCATGCTGATGTTATGCATCAAACAATTTCCAACCCTGCGGCTCCAGAAACGCCGTACGTGGTGATGTTGCACGCCGTCGACTTTCTCTCTACGAACCAGCCTGCCATGCTGGGCAACACCACTGGCGGCGGCAGCTACCACGGCAACGTGCGATCCTCCATATCGACACTCCCTGGAAGCGAAACTCCAGCTCCCTTTGTACAGACTGCGTGGTCCTTCTCCCACCCTAATAGGCACATCCCTCCACAGTCTCCTTCCACTTCGACGATCTCAAATGCACACAATGTGCGTCGGACGCGCTTGGCTTTCCCTACCCAGAACCGTGGAGTCTGCCACGGTCTGGCTGGTTACTTTGAGACCGTCTTGTACCGGGATGTTGAACTTTCGACCAATCCCGTTACCATGGATAGTAAGAGTGCCAATATGATCAGCTGGTTTCCAATCTACTTCCCCCTCAAG ACACCTCTTAATGTTCCTGACAACGGTGAGGTGGTCGTAACGATGTACAGGCAAACGGATGATCGGAAAGTGTGGTACGAGTGGATGGTCGAAGTCTTTGCCCTTGAAGGCCACATGGAACCCCCGGCCCCAGAGTTCATCGCTCCTGTTATGAGCGGTGCCCGAGGCGGTTCTCCTAGTGCCGACAGCAAGCCGCAACAGCGGAAAAGCAGTGGCCGTAGTGGACTGCGCCGTGTGAAGGTGGGGATGAGTGAACTACACTCGAGCATCAAGGAGGGATGCCTGATGTGA